CCAGACCATCCCCATCGAAGGCAAGACCACGGAAAGTCTCGACCAGTTCACCATAGCGCCGTGCCGGCACGGCGAGGATGAACTCAAGCGTGCGCCCACCTTCCTGTGCCAGTGCGGTGAGGGCGCCGATATTGTCGAGGCTGAGCAGCCCGCGATCCGCGACCAGAATGACCCGCTCGATGGGAAAGCGCTGCAGCACCGTGGCCAGCATGGCCTGCAGGGTCTTGGTCTCTGCAACGTTGCCGGGATGGACGGTGTGCATCAGCGGTAGGCCCTCGGCGGTTTGCACCACACCCATGACGAACTGGCGGGCGATGCCCCCGGTTTCCTTGTTCATGCCATAGGCGCGCAGGTCCTCCTCGACCTCACCTTCCCCGTGGATGCGGACGGTGGTCAGGTCGTAGAAGACGACCGTGAGGTTGCGATCCACCAAGGGCCGGATCTGTTTGGCGAGTTCGCTCTCCACCCGATCAGCATGGTCCATGAGCGCGTCCATGGCACGCAGGAGATGGTGATGCTCCACCTTTTCCGGCATGGCTGGCATCGCGACCGTGCCCAGCCAGCGCAAGACGCCCAACTTGCTGTTGGGGGCGCAGAGCCGGTTGAAGACCATGGCCCGCACGAGGGCCTCAACATCGATCTGCCGCTTGCCGGAGCGCAGCGCCCGTCCGAGCGCGCGGTCAAAACCAAGATCCTTCCAGATCTCATGCAGCGCAAAGACGTCGCCGTAGGAAAGGGCGCTCTGGAACTCAACCTTAACCTTTTCCTGGACTTCACGCCCCGCGACACGGCTGAGGCCGCGGATCAAGGCGTCCAGGCTGCCGTCCTCCAGTTGGTCGACGCGCCCGAGGTTGGCGACGACGCGCAGGCGCGGCTTTCCGTCCGCATTACGGAAGGATTCCATGATCTGCAGGTAGCTGCGGCCGCCGTTGGACGTGATGCGCGTGAACATGGAATGCCAAATATCGCGATCCGTCGTTTTATACAAGGCGTTTCATAAACCTTGCATGTAACTACAAGACTTTCGCCACCTTCGAGCCCAACCAATTGAAATCATTGGAACCAAGGAGCCGAAATCAACGGATTTCGAGCTCCAAGTGTTGAAGTTGGGATCACCGTTTCTGCTGATGCCTTGAACAGCAGGCCATAGACCGCCTTCTTGTTCCAATGGGCGATCACTCCGCCCCGTTGGCCGGATGGATCGACGACGCCATCGAGACGGGTATTCCGTCGTTCATGCGGTTTGCCAGGACGCTGCACCGTGACATCAATGCCGTGCGCAATGCCATCGAACTGCCGTGGAGCAA
The nucleotide sequence above comes from Roseinatronobacter monicus. Encoded proteins:
- a CDS encoding IS1634 family transposase yields the protein MFTRITSNGGRSYLQIMESFRNADGKPRLRVVANLGRVDQLEDGSLDALIRGLSRVAGREVQEKVKVEFQSALSYGDVFALHEIWKDLGFDRALGRALRSGKRQIDVEALVRAMVFNRLCAPNSKLGVLRWLGTVAMPAMPEKVEHHHLLRAMDALMDHADRVESELAKQIRPLVDRNLTVVFYDLTTVRIHGEGEVEEDLRAYGMNKETGGIARQFVMGVVQTAEGLPLMHTVHPGNVAETKTLQAMLATVLQRFPIERVILVADRGLLSLDNIGALTALAQEGGRTLEFILAVPARRYGELVETFRGLAFDGDGLAEATFAGHRLIVAHDPLRAAEQGEARRARITELEAMAEKMVGKLDAQDGGATPQGRRASDRGAYSRFTRAVADAEMTRFLKADLTADRFSWSVEEEAVAKAQLFDGTLALITNTTDISPAEAVARYKGLADIERGFRVLKSDIEIAPVHHRLPDRIRAHALICFLALTLYRVMRMRLKAKGHAASPKAALELLAKVQRHNAKIADRAVAGISSPTPSQLDLFEALNVPQIA